A genomic region of Leptolyngbya sp. NIES-2104 contains the following coding sequences:
- a CDS encoding saccharopine dehydrogenase family protein, with protein sequence MARVMVVGAGGVSRVVTHKLAALEEFDEILLASRTLERCTQIAESISTKSIQTAQLDADNVPETVKLIKAFRPDILVNVALPYQDLSLMDACLEAGVNYLDTANYEPPDNPKFEYRWQWAYQERFFEAGLTAILGCGFDPGVTGIFTAYALKHHFDEIHELDIVDCNAGTHGRAFATNFNPEINIREITQPGRYYEKGEWVTVPPLSIHQPVAYPEIGDRESYLLYHEELESLVKHIPTLKRARFWMTFSENYLMYLRVLETLGLTRIDPIDYEGTPVVPLKLLKKLLPDPSSLAATYTGQTSIGCHLRGIKNGQPQQYYIYNNCDHAKSYQEVGAQAISYTTGVPAALGALMVANGTWQKPGVFNVEQLDPDPFLERLGAMGLPWHEVIGQASPFVEE encoded by the coding sequence ATGGCACGAGTGATGGTCGTTGGAGCGGGTGGAGTGAGCCGCGTTGTAACTCACAAACTTGCTGCACTGGAAGAGTTTGATGAAATTCTACTCGCCAGCAGGACTTTAGAACGATGTACCCAGATCGCAGAGAGTATATCTACTAAGTCCATTCAGACCGCACAGTTGGATGCGGATAACGTGCCCGAAACCGTAAAGCTGATCAAAGCGTTTCGACCCGATATTCTGGTCAATGTGGCTCTGCCTTATCAAGATCTGTCGCTGATGGATGCGTGTCTCGAAGCGGGAGTGAACTACCTCGATACGGCGAATTACGAGCCTCCCGACAATCCGAAATTCGAGTATCGCTGGCAGTGGGCATATCAGGAACGCTTTTTCGAGGCAGGGTTAACGGCAATTCTTGGCTGTGGTTTCGATCCCGGTGTGACCGGAATTTTTACCGCTTACGCACTCAAACATCATTTTGATGAAATTCACGAACTCGATATCGTGGACTGTAACGCAGGAACTCACGGAAGAGCGTTCGCAACGAATTTCAACCCAGAAATCAATATTCGCGAGATTACGCAGCCCGGACGCTACTACGAAAAGGGTGAATGGGTGACGGTTCCGCCGCTCTCGATTCATCAGCCAGTAGCTTATCCCGAAATTGGCGATCGCGAATCGTATCTGCTCTATCACGAAGAACTCGAATCGCTGGTAAAACACATTCCAACGCTGAAACGAGCTAGATTCTGGATGACGTTTTCGGAGAACTATTTAATGTATCTCCGGGTGTTGGAAACGTTGGGACTGACGCGGATTGATCCGATCGATTACGAAGGAACTCCAGTCGTGCCGCTGAAACTTCTGAAGAAATTGCTGCCTGATCCGTCTTCGTTGGCGGCGACTTATACGGGACAAACCTCGATCGGGTGTCATCTGCGCGGGATCAAGAATGGTCAACCGCAGCAGTATTACATCTACAACAACTGTGATCACGCCAAATCCTATCAAGAAGTGGGAGCACAAGCGATTTCCTACACTACGGGTGTGCCCGCTGCTCTGGGTGCATTGATGGTGGCGAATGGAACTTGGCAGAAACCAGGAGTCTTTAACGTCGAGCAGCTTGATCCTGATCCGTTCTTGGAACGGTTGGGGGCAATGGGTCTGCCTTGGCATGAAGTGATTGGTCAAGCTTCCCCGTTTGTGGAGGAGTAG
- a CDS encoding FkbM family methyltransferase, with amino-acid sequence MAFFLDALKQHGFLDRIHLSICNVGSRKVSAQDDYASQVWRVFAPNLTIYGFDADPEACEIANSEFESRGADWNEFHIPIALAKESEVATLYVTRNPMCSSLYQPDEELLQHFPGLPSLVNLDHTIEIETTTLDAFCQGELIDEINFLQIDVQGAELQVLEGAVQTLNQSILAIQAEVEFSPLYQNQPLFADVDTFLRRQGFTLFDVSKAQIARSSIRSASRLGQLLWGDAIYLRDPFDKNTPKQFKTPDQIFKLACVADALEFTDYALELLMALTLNYASSFDYNFAEIILESLNQISGLEQLERVQALIAELKPYVTVQH; translated from the coding sequence ATGGCTTTTTTTCTAGATGCACTCAAACAACATGGTTTTCTCGATCGCATTCATCTGAGTATCTGCAATGTTGGTTCGCGCAAGGTGAGCGCTCAAGATGACTATGCAAGCCAAGTTTGGCGGGTTTTTGCTCCGAATCTGACGATCTATGGCTTCGATGCTGATCCAGAAGCCTGTGAGATTGCAAATTCAGAGTTTGAATCACGAGGAGCAGATTGGAATGAGTTTCATATTCCGATCGCACTTGCTAAAGAATCTGAAGTTGCAACGCTGTATGTCACTAGAAATCCAATGTGTAGTTCTCTCTATCAACCCGACGAAGAACTACTTCAGCATTTCCCCGGTCTGCCGAGTCTCGTGAACCTAGATCACACAATCGAAATCGAGACGACCACACTAGATGCTTTTTGCCAAGGGGAGTTGATCGATGAGATTAATTTCTTACAGATCGATGTGCAGGGCGCAGAGCTTCAGGTTTTAGAAGGCGCAGTTCAGACACTCAATCAAAGCATTTTAGCGATTCAGGCTGAAGTTGAATTTTCGCCGCTTTATCAAAATCAGCCTTTGTTTGCAGATGTGGATACATTTTTGAGACGACAAGGATTCACGTTGTTTGATGTCTCCAAAGCACAAATTGCGCGATCGTCAATCCGCTCAGCAAGTCGTCTGGGACAATTGCTTTGGGGAGATGCGATCTATCTTCGTGATCCATTTGATAAAAATACTCCAAAACAGTTCAAAACACCTGACCAGATTTTCAAGTTAGCTTGTGTTGCCGATGCACTAGAGTTTACAGATTATGCTTTGGAGCTTCTGATGGCTTTAACCCTGAACTATGCAAGCAGTTTCGACTATAACTTCGCAGAAATCATTCTTGAAAGCTTAAATCAGATTTCAGGGTTAGAGCAATTAGAAAGAGTACAGGCTTTAATCGCTGAGCTAAAGCCATATGTAACAGTTCAGCATTAA
- a CDS encoding O-linked N-acetylglucosamine transferase, SPINDLY family protein, with amino-acid sequence MTLTPPFPAEVTLTFQAHEALLQGYYSKAALLYEQLIDQEPKTQLHYWHYGLVLLLQGEEEEAQTTWLFVLSNGEPGQTESAIAELTEVLENAAQRFEKDADLSIAWVIRQHLREFHPDDLVNMLKVLDLSIELKHQMTEICEQTIPLLQTCETSIEVNQILLMLRRVLEFVPPSPTVLSFVEACDRWIPDKRDFRWAILTAAIELAYSRSLYRFSIELARLFLRLYPNDIETLGHLASFYQNCHEYDLGIQTAKQRYELSSTLDEKVRSGHLLLRGLMSAGGYWEEALSIAQEQEANLQAFVDQPTDGLDPSILSQLTNVAYYLVYLKDQPRSWRTLQNRLLEFIQTETQDHAARIGNPVLPIQRCSPKRLKVGYLSRCMATHSVGWLARWLIQYHDRNTFEVYGYFLNRSSTDPLQAWYVQTFDRAHHFTLDDTPIDIAYQIQQDEIDILIDLDSITLDLSCRILALKPAPVQITWLGWDAPGLPAVDYFIADPYVLPDTAQEYYREKIWRLPQTYIAVDGFEVGVPTLHRSDLNIPNDAIVFLSAQRGFKRHLDTTRLQLQIIKQVPNSYFLIKGLSDEKSIQKFFFDIAEELGIEQERLRFLGNVASSEVHRANLAIADVVLDTFPYNGATTTLETLWMGIPLVTRVGEQFAARNSYTMLKNAGISEGIAWTDEEYIEWGVKLGTDAALRQKIHWDLMRSRQTAPLWNAKAFTRQMEAAYLQMWQTQMKKAI; translated from the coding sequence ATGACTCTCACTCCCCCATTTCCGGCTGAAGTTACGCTAACTTTTCAAGCGCATGAAGCCCTTTTGCAAGGCTACTACAGCAAAGCAGCACTATTGTATGAGCAACTGATTGATCAAGAGCCAAAAACCCAATTGCACTATTGGCACTATGGTCTAGTACTACTGCTGCAAGGAGAAGAAGAAGAAGCACAAACGACTTGGCTATTTGTGCTGTCAAACGGTGAGCCAGGGCAAACTGAATCAGCGATCGCTGAACTAACCGAAGTATTAGAGAACGCCGCTCAACGATTTGAGAAAGACGCAGACTTGTCGATCGCTTGGGTCATTCGCCAACATTTACGCGAATTTCATCCAGATGATCTAGTAAATATGCTCAAGGTGCTAGATTTGTCGATCGAGCTTAAACATCAAATGACTGAGATCTGTGAGCAAACAATTCCCCTGCTTCAGACTTGTGAAACCTCGATCGAGGTCAATCAAATACTGCTCATGTTGCGGCGGGTTCTTGAATTTGTTCCACCCTCGCCTACAGTTCTCTCATTCGTTGAAGCCTGCGATCGCTGGATTCCAGACAAGCGAGACTTCCGATGGGCAATTCTCACGGCTGCCATCGAGCTTGCTTATTCGAGATCGCTCTACCGTTTCTCAATCGAACTTGCGCGGTTGTTTCTCCGACTCTATCCGAACGATATCGAAACGTTAGGTCATCTAGCTTCTTTCTACCAAAATTGCCACGAATACGATTTAGGCATTCAGACTGCAAAGCAGCGGTATGAACTCAGCAGTACATTAGATGAGAAAGTCAGATCAGGTCATCTGCTGCTCCGGGGTCTAATGAGTGCGGGAGGCTACTGGGAAGAAGCACTCTCGATCGCTCAAGAGCAAGAAGCGAACCTTCAAGCATTTGTAGATCAACCCACAGACGGACTTGATCCCAGCATTTTGAGTCAGTTGACGAATGTGGCTTACTACTTGGTGTACCTTAAAGACCAGCCTCGATCGTGGCGAACTCTACAAAATCGACTGCTTGAGTTTATTCAGACTGAAACTCAAGATCACGCTGCTCGTATCGGAAACCCAGTTTTGCCAATCCAGCGGTGTTCTCCGAAGCGCTTAAAAGTGGGTTATCTTTCCCGGTGTATGGCAACTCACTCAGTTGGTTGGTTAGCGCGTTGGTTAATTCAATACCACGATCGCAATACATTTGAAGTCTACGGTTATTTTCTAAATCGTTCCTCGACTGATCCGCTGCAAGCTTGGTATGTCCAGACTTTCGATCGCGCTCATCATTTCACTTTAGACGATACTCCGATCGACATTGCATATCAGATTCAGCAAGACGAGATTGATATTCTGATTGATCTCGACAGCATCACATTAGATCTCAGTTGTCGAATCCTTGCTCTCAAACCCGCACCTGTCCAAATCACTTGGCTCGGTTGGGATGCACCTGGTCTGCCTGCGGTCGATTACTTCATTGCTGATCCTTACGTTTTACCAGACACGGCTCAAGAGTATTACCGCGAAAAAATCTGGCGATTGCCTCAAACATACATTGCAGTTGATGGTTTTGAAGTTGGGGTTCCAACGTTGCACCGCTCTGACTTAAACATTCCAAACGATGCGATCGTCTTTCTCAGTGCACAGCGAGGGTTTAAGCGCCATCTCGATACAACTCGTCTGCAACTGCAAATCATCAAACAAGTCCCAAACAGCTATTTTCTGATTAAAGGCTTATCAGATGAAAAATCAATTCAAAAGTTCTTCTTTGATATTGCTGAAGAACTTGGGATTGAACAAGAGCGGCTACGGTTCTTAGGTAATGTTGCTTCTTCTGAGGTACATCGTGCAAACTTAGCGATCGCAGACGTAGTTCTCGATACGTTCCCGTACAACGGTGCAACCACTACACTTGAAACCCTGTGGATGGGAATTCCTCTTGTTACTCGTGTTGGAGAACAGTTCGCTGCTCGTAATAGTTACACCATGCTAAAAAATGCAGGGATTAGTGAAGGAATTGCTTGGACAGATGAAGAATACATTGAATGGGGCGTAAAGCTGGGGACTGATGCCGCTCTACGCCAGAAGATTCACTGGGATTTAATGCGATCGCGCCAAACTGCCCCGCTCTGGAATGCAAAAGCTTTCACCCGCCAGATGGAAGCTGCCTACCTGCAAATGTGGCAAACACAGATGAAAAAAGCAATTTAA
- a CDS encoding Uma2 family endonuclease — MVTQPQTSNEVVYPESDGKPMADNTKQFRWIVVIEQNLELLFADDPNVFVAGDLLWYPVEGNNRLCTAPDAMVAFGRPKGDRGSYLQWREDNIPPQVVFEILSPGNTAREMSRKLMFYSTYGVEEYYLYDPDRNRLEGWCRSDDPWLEQIESIEGWISPRLGIRFELGEELNLYRPDGVPFFSFAQLNQMLDQERQRAEQEKQRADDMEALLRQYRDRFGEIDQE, encoded by the coding sequence ATGGTGACTCAGCCGCAAACCTCTAACGAGGTCGTTTACCCGGAGAGTGACGGCAAACCAATGGCAGACAATACGAAGCAATTTCGCTGGATCGTGGTGATTGAGCAGAATTTAGAATTGTTGTTTGCCGATGATCCGAATGTGTTCGTCGCAGGAGATTTACTGTGGTATCCGGTTGAGGGAAATAATCGGCTCTGTACCGCTCCGGATGCGATGGTTGCGTTTGGTAGACCGAAAGGCGATCGAGGTTCCTATCTGCAATGGCGAGAGGATAACATACCGCCCCAAGTTGTGTTTGAGATTCTGTCACCGGGTAACACAGCACGTGAAATGAGCCGTAAGCTGATGTTTTACAGCACTTATGGGGTTGAAGAATACTATCTTTATGATCCAGATCGAAATCGATTAGAAGGATGGTGTCGATCGGATGATCCGTGGTTGGAACAAATAGAATCGATCGAGGGGTGGATCAGTCCCAGATTAGGAATTCGATTTGAACTTGGTGAAGAATTGAACCTGTATCGACCTGATGGAGTCCCCTTTTTCTCGTTCGCTCAACTTAATCAAATGCTCGATCAAGAACGGCAAAGAGCAGAACAGGAAAAACAGAGAGCCGATGACATGGAAGCTTTGTTGAGACAATATCGCGATCGCTTCGGAGAAATAGACCAAGAGTAA
- a CDS encoding type IV pilin-like G/H family protein, producing the protein MKSELKAKFLNHLISKKREGGFTLIELLVVIIIIGILSAIALPSFLNQANKGKQSEAKTYVGTLNRTQQSFYLEKTRFAKGLEQMANPVPKQTPNYDYASGDDVATSATQVLTTGTSRVAALRSYGGTVFVVTDPTTTETTTLGIAYESDVPTTNPLGLATINPANNAMTPPAKSSAMN; encoded by the coding sequence ATGAAATCTGAACTGAAGGCAAAATTCCTGAATCATTTGATCTCGAAAAAAAGAGAAGGTGGTTTCACTCTGATCGAATTGCTCGTGGTGATCATCATTATCGGTATCCTGTCTGCAATTGCGCTTCCTTCGTTCCTCAACCAAGCGAACAAGGGTAAACAGTCTGAAGCAAAGACCTACGTCGGTACACTCAACCGAACTCAGCAATCGTTCTACCTTGAGAAGACGCGATTTGCTAAAGGTCTAGAGCAGATGGCAAATCCAGTTCCCAAGCAAACCCCGAACTACGATTACGCATCGGGTGATGATGTTGCTACCAGCGCGACTCAAGTTCTTACGACTGGAACTTCCCGCGTGGCTGCTCTCCGATCGTATGGTGGAACTGTGTTTGTTGTGACTGATCCGACCACCACTGAAACGACCACGCTTGGTATCGCTTATGAAAGCGACGTGCCCACGACCAACCCGCTGGGTCTTGCAACGATCAACCCCGCTAACAACGCAATGACACCTCCAGCAAAATCGTCAGCAATGAATTAA
- a CDS encoding bifunctional 2-polyprenyl-6-hydroxyphenol methylase/3-demethylubiquinol 3-O-methyltransferase UbiG — protein sequence MTMTPLKSDFLEKMRQQFDNAPYPRTPLEQFPKNLRSLYIHSLVTAYYRRNQKVVTPAGKLILDAGCGTGYKSLELAIANPGAKVVGIDLSPASVDLAQKRLQYHNIENVEFHAIALEDLPSLGMQFDYINNDEVLYLLPDPIAGLKAMREALKPDGVLRTNFHSSLQRSIYYSAQKFFKQLGFMLGTEPEAEVKLVRETMRCVKNNAFMKVYGWNSNFETDDETVLANYLLEGDKGWTILELFEAIEAAELEFISMVNWREWDLLSLFDNLDEMPLSVMMSLSDQSIAEQLYLCELLNPRHRLLDVWCGLPEKTQEYEPISQWSDETWQSAIAHLHPQVVTTEFREALNHCVTGAKIFELSRVCQLSDLSLIIDSQGAGCLLPLLEMPRSINALVQWWQKLRPFNPVTQEPTSETEALERVKGLLLPLEENGYVMIERNA from the coding sequence ATGACCATGACTCCGCTAAAGTCTGACTTTCTAGAAAAGATGCGTCAGCAGTTTGATAATGCGCCCTATCCCAGAACCCCGCTCGAACAGTTTCCCAAAAATCTCAGAAGCCTCTACATTCACAGTTTGGTGACAGCTTACTACCGTCGCAATCAAAAAGTGGTCACTCCGGCTGGAAAGCTGATTTTGGATGCTGGATGTGGAACAGGCTATAAATCCCTAGAACTCGCGATCGCGAATCCAGGCGCAAAAGTTGTGGGAATCGATCTTTCTCCTGCATCAGTCGATTTAGCTCAGAAGCGATTGCAGTATCACAATATCGAGAACGTGGAATTTCATGCGATCGCTCTTGAAGATTTGCCCAGCTTGGGAATGCAATTTGACTACATCAATAATGATGAAGTGCTATATCTGCTGCCTGATCCGATCGCGGGATTGAAGGCAATGCGGGAAGCCCTGAAGCCAGATGGAGTTCTTCGCACCAATTTTCATAGTTCATTGCAACGATCAATCTATTACAGCGCTCAGAAATTCTTCAAACAGCTTGGATTCATGCTTGGTACTGAACCTGAAGCTGAAGTGAAATTAGTGCGAGAAACCATGCGTTGTGTCAAAAACAATGCGTTTATGAAGGTGTATGGCTGGAACTCAAACTTTGAAACGGACGATGAAACTGTTCTGGCAAATTACCTGCTTGAGGGTGATAAAGGATGGACAATTCTGGAGCTGTTTGAAGCAATCGAAGCGGCAGAATTGGAGTTTATCTCGATGGTAAATTGGCGAGAGTGGGATTTACTATCGCTGTTTGACAATCTTGATGAGATGCCACTCTCAGTGATGATGAGCTTATCGGATCAGTCGATCGCTGAACAACTCTATCTCTGTGAACTATTGAATCCCCGTCATCGACTGTTAGATGTTTGGTGCGGTCTACCAGAAAAAACTCAGGAGTATGAGCCGATCTCGCAATGGAGTGACGAAACCTGGCAGTCCGCGATCGCGCATCTGCACCCACAGGTGGTCACGACTGAGTTTCGCGAAGCCCTAAATCATTGTGTGACTGGGGCAAAAATCTTTGAACTGAGCCGAGTTTGTCAACTATCTGATTTATCACTGATCATCGATAGCCAGGGTGCAGGATGCCTGCTGCCACTTTTGGAAATGCCAAGATCGATCAATGCTCTAGTTCAATGGTGGCAAAAGCTTCGTCCCTTTAATCCGGTGACACAAGAACCAACGTCGGAAACAGAGGCATTGGAACGAGTGAAAGGCTTGTTGCTACCTTTGGAAGAAAACGGCTATGTAATGATTGAAAGAAATGCCTAG